Proteins found in one Hyalangium gracile genomic segment:
- a CDS encoding Ig-like domain-containing protein — protein sequence MNHRSPSTLILLAHLLLLATACGEPVSRRLDRFTTSPSGARDSPVATLNVAPIATELSFLGNEDFAIDMHLEGEDPDGDPLTFAIASQPAHGSVRLESPMAIYAPARNYHGPDSFTFTVSDGQATSAPATVSLTILPLNDVPVAVSRAFNPPQDQPFPITLSASDVEGDPLTFAIVSPPAHGTLAGTPPDVTYTPTAGFHGTDSFTFTASDGVATSELATVSLFVGLVNHPPVALPQSITVAEDSRVDFTPVGSDVDGDILTFAIASEPLHGTAYGFLEGRLGYQPAPNYNGPDHFTITAFDGLVSSEPVTVTVTVTPVNDPPNVDIHYFHTQEDSSVEFTLTAEDPEGDPVSVEPVSSPRHGTLTGTAPHFIYTPEPNFHGEDFFDYVASDGQATSSPSRVVVRVVPVNDAPVAQGQALTVAAEDVTSIALQGTDIDGEELTYTILSHPEAGRLSGAPPDVLYTPPHGFTGTTRFTFSVSDGKAFSSAEVRLTVVERSLTVSAAADTRRPARGEPVRFYANAVDRAGAPISLQWDFGDGQSSQEENPIHTFSASGSYEVRLVASTDTEEATTSIVMRVREDVIIVQFGDVPPLSGVEGGMMLLDLYDTSPKRGFTWDFGDGTSVDVGVYPYRVSHTWLDDGSYTVTLTSRRSDLPFFGARPILIHNVPPVPLPRERASATVGEPLSLQLTGSDAAGEKDPLLWELVRGEGSLQPDGSFTWTPETEGLATIVTKVLDGDGGEAPFAFQIDVSGAAPQPPKHCGCGTSAGEASAALELVLLILSLVASRSRGGR from the coding sequence ATGAACCATCGATCCCCCTCGACCTTGATCCTCCTGGCGCACCTTCTCTTGCTCGCGACCGCCTGTGGCGAGCCTGTCTCCCGCCGCCTGGACCGGTTCACCACCAGCCCGTCGGGTGCTCGGGACAGCCCGGTGGCAACGTTGAACGTCGCGCCCATCGCGACGGAGCTGTCTTTCCTCGGCAACGAGGACTTTGCCATCGACATGCACCTCGAAGGTGAGGACCCGGATGGAGATCCGCTCACCTTTGCCATCGCCTCGCAGCCGGCGCACGGCAGCGTGAGACTCGAGTCGCCGATGGCAATCTATGCTCCCGCACGGAACTACCACGGCCCTGACAGCTTCACCTTCACCGTCTCGGATGGCCAGGCCACCTCGGCTCCCGCCACCGTCTCCCTCACCATCCTTCCGCTCAATGATGTGCCGGTTGCCGTCTCCCGTGCATTCAACCCACCCCAGGACCAGCCGTTCCCCATCACCCTATCCGCCTCCGATGTGGAGGGAGACCCGCTCACCTTCGCCATCGTCTCCCCGCCCGCGCATGGCACGCTGGCGGGCACTCCACCCGATGTCACCTACACTCCCACGGCGGGCTTTCACGGCACGGACAGCTTCACGTTCACCGCCTCCGATGGTGTGGCCACCTCCGAGCTCGCCACCGTCTCGCTCTTCGTGGGACTGGTGAACCATCCTCCCGTCGCGTTGCCCCAGTCGATCACTGTCGCGGAGGACTCGCGTGTGGACTTCACGCCCGTGGGCTCCGACGTGGATGGAGACATCCTCACCTTCGCCATCGCCTCGGAGCCTCTTCACGGCACGGCCTACGGGTTCCTGGAGGGCAGACTCGGCTACCAACCCGCTCCGAACTACAACGGCCCGGATCACTTCACCATCACTGCCTTTGACGGTCTGGTCAGCTCGGAGCCCGTGACGGTGACGGTCACCGTCACGCCGGTGAACGATCCACCCAACGTCGATATCCATTACTTCCACACCCAGGAAGACTCCTCCGTGGAGTTCACGCTCACCGCTGAGGATCCAGAGGGAGATCCGGTGAGCGTCGAGCCGGTGTCGAGCCCTCGTCACGGCACGCTGACGGGCACGGCCCCCCACTTCATCTACACGCCCGAGCCGAACTTCCATGGCGAGGACTTCTTCGACTACGTAGCCTCGGACGGGCAGGCGACCTCGAGCCCCAGTCGCGTCGTGGTGCGGGTGGTCCCGGTCAACGATGCTCCGGTGGCTCAGGGACAGGCGCTCACCGTCGCGGCGGAGGACGTGACGTCCATTGCCCTCCAAGGCACCGACATCGATGGAGAAGAGCTCACCTACACCATCCTCTCCCATCCCGAAGCGGGCCGGCTCAGCGGCGCGCCGCCTGATGTCCTCTACACGCCCCCGCACGGCTTCACGGGCACCACGCGCTTCACCTTCTCGGTCAGCGACGGCAAGGCGTTCTCCTCCGCGGAGGTGCGGCTCACCGTGGTGGAGCGCTCGTTGACGGTCAGCGCGGCGGCGGACACGCGGCGCCCAGCCAGGGGCGAGCCGGTGCGCTTCTACGCCAACGCCGTGGACAGGGCTGGTGCTCCCATCTCCCTCCAGTGGGACTTCGGTGACGGCCAGTCCTCCCAGGAGGAGAATCCCATCCACACCTTCTCCGCCTCAGGCAGCTACGAGGTCCGGCTCGTGGCCTCCACCGACACCGAGGAGGCCACCACCTCGATCGTGATGCGGGTCCGTGAAGATGTCATCATCGTCCAGTTTGGCGATGTGCCCCCCTTGAGTGGTGTCGAGGGCGGCATGATGCTTCTCGATCTCTACGACACCTCTCCCAAGCGGGGCTTCACCTGGGACTTTGGAGACGGGACTTCCGTCGACGTCGGGGTGTATCCCTACCGCGTCTCCCATACGTGGCTCGATGATGGGAGCTACACGGTGACGTTGACGAGCAGGAGAAGCGACCTGCCTTTCTTCGGCGCTCGCCCCATCCTCATCCACAACGTGCCGCCCGTGCCATTGCCGAGAGAGCGAGCGTCCGCCACCGTCGGCGAGCCGCTCTCCCTTCAGCTCACGGGCTCGGATGCCGCTGGCGAGAAGGACCCGCTTCTCTGGGAGCTCGTTCGCGGCGAGGGATCGCTGCAGCCTGACGGGAGCTTCACTTGGACTCCAGAGACGGAGGGTCTTGCCACCATCGTCACCAAGGTCCTCGACGGGGACGGCGGCGAGGCCCCGTTCGCCTTCCAGATCGACGTGAGCGGAGCCGCTCCCCAGCCGCCCAAGCACTGCGGCTGCGGCACCAGCGCGGGAGAGGCCTCGGCGGCGCTCGAGCTGGTGCTCCTGATCCTCTCGCTCGTCGCCTCGAGGAGCAGGGGAGGGCGCTAG
- a CDS encoding lectin MOA-related protein, with amino-acid sequence MAYTVKCGDVIVVKSQQGKFLTVGRDGVTGANAPAITDHERFFIHDAQGAVTERELEYGESIMLFSQHGSYLLADPTGNVRGGSGNIGAWEKFKLINPEDPSCRTAIPYDGKIALQSDHGKYLAAEANGAARADRTAVGPAEKWTILKGRHVAENQLTLGDTLSLKSYHGLHLVAESTGELNANREGVGDWERFVVQSATGPSRVKQVHYGDVVSLVTAHGKYLGLDENGKPRADRTAIGVPTRWVVSNPSSPRSKAGVYYDDAIALRASNNSYLTAQPDGRTTTDQPNLGPWERWKLKSTRRYLTGGRVQQIIQQQLSGKFAGDFRMYVADGEYYCPSVSDAHEVIRKTLVEHNQYTREKFDCDDFAHILKAEFIKDGYNNGVRRAPHCFGIIWAGNHAFNWMINDDFNLRFIEPQSDGIFYPNEGVSSIYLMTC; translated from the coding sequence ATGGCCTACACGGTGAAGTGCGGCGACGTGATTGTGGTGAAGTCCCAGCAGGGGAAGTTCCTGACGGTGGGGAGGGATGGAGTCACGGGCGCCAACGCTCCGGCCATCACCGACCACGAGCGGTTCTTCATCCATGACGCCCAGGGCGCCGTCACGGAGAGGGAGCTCGAGTACGGCGAGAGCATCATGCTCTTCAGCCAGCACGGCTCCTATCTGCTGGCGGATCCCACCGGCAACGTCCGAGGAGGCAGCGGCAACATCGGAGCCTGGGAGAAGTTCAAGCTCATCAACCCCGAGGATCCCAGCTGCCGGACAGCCATCCCGTACGATGGGAAGATCGCGCTGCAGTCGGACCACGGGAAGTACCTCGCCGCGGAGGCCAACGGGGCTGCCAGGGCGGATCGCACCGCCGTCGGCCCTGCGGAGAAGTGGACGATCCTCAAGGGCCGTCACGTGGCCGAGAACCAGCTGACCCTGGGCGACACGCTCTCCTTGAAGTCCTACCACGGCCTCCATCTGGTCGCCGAGAGCACCGGTGAGCTGAATGCCAACCGCGAGGGAGTAGGGGACTGGGAGCGGTTCGTGGTGCAGAGCGCCACGGGCCCGAGCCGGGTGAAGCAGGTGCACTACGGCGACGTCGTCTCCCTGGTCACCGCGCACGGCAAGTACCTGGGGCTGGACGAGAACGGCAAGCCGAGGGCGGACCGGACGGCCATCGGAGTGCCGACCCGGTGGGTGGTGAGCAATCCATCGAGCCCCAGGTCGAAAGCGGGCGTCTACTACGACGACGCCATCGCGCTGCGCGCCTCCAACAACAGCTACCTGACGGCGCAGCCGGACGGGAGGACCACCACCGATCAGCCCAACCTCGGCCCGTGGGAGCGCTGGAAGCTCAAGTCCACCCGGCGCTACCTGACCGGGGGCAGGGTGCAGCAGATCATCCAGCAGCAGCTGAGCGGCAAGTTCGCGGGCGACTTCCGGATGTACGTGGCGGACGGCGAGTACTACTGCCCGTCGGTGAGTGATGCTCACGAGGTCATCCGCAAGACGCTCGTCGAGCACAACCAGTACACGCGGGAGAAGTTCGACTGCGATGACTTCGCCCACATCCTCAAGGCGGAGTTCATCAAGGACGGCTACAACAACGGGGTCCGGCGCGCGCCGCACTGCTTCGGCATCATCTGGGCGGGCAACCACGCCTTCAACTGGATGATCAACGACGACTTCAACCTGCGCTTCATCGAGCCCCAGAGCGACGGCATCTTCTACCCGAATGAAGGGGTGTCCAGCATCTACCTGATGACCTGCTGA
- a CDS encoding LysR family transcriptional regulator produces MATIDLNLMHAFVAVHDTGSFSRAAERLGVPRSTVSRAVATLEESLGVRLFHRTTRKVSTTTAGVSLYDRVAPSVSSLVESLAELPEREEEPSGTLRVTSTVDLGTIVLAEAVKRFTTRYPNTQVEVYLSNTLVDLVRDGFDLALRISLKAMRDSSLVARKVGPVAVQLYASPAYLARRGTPRTPEELQSHDWIGFRGAPPILQVAPGSMADVNARTRVTCDDMFFAREVLKAGAGIGMLPSHMADVEVAAGTLVRVMPRWVSSTGAVYLVHPGRKHLPRKVTAFSELVRELLRQRPLATSDKGGR; encoded by the coding sequence ATGGCAACAATCGACCTGAACCTGATGCATGCCTTCGTCGCGGTGCACGACACCGGCAGCTTCTCCCGGGCCGCCGAGCGACTGGGAGTGCCGCGCTCGACCGTGAGCCGGGCGGTGGCCACGCTCGAGGAGTCCCTGGGAGTGCGCCTCTTCCATCGGACGACGCGGAAGGTGTCGACCACCACGGCTGGCGTGTCGCTCTACGATCGGGTGGCGCCCTCGGTGAGCTCGCTGGTGGAGTCCCTGGCGGAGCTCCCGGAGCGCGAGGAGGAGCCGTCCGGCACCCTGCGGGTGACCAGCACCGTCGATCTCGGAACGATCGTGCTGGCGGAGGCGGTGAAGCGCTTCACGACCCGCTACCCGAACACCCAGGTGGAGGTGTACCTCTCCAACACGCTCGTGGATCTCGTCCGTGACGGGTTCGATCTGGCGCTGCGCATCTCGCTCAAGGCCATGCGCGACTCGTCGCTGGTGGCGCGCAAGGTGGGCCCCGTCGCCGTCCAGCTCTATGCATCGCCGGCCTATCTGGCGCGCCGGGGAACGCCTCGCACGCCCGAGGAGCTCCAGAGCCACGACTGGATCGGGTTCCGTGGGGCTCCGCCCATTCTCCAGGTGGCGCCCGGCTCGATGGCGGACGTGAATGCCCGCACCCGCGTCACCTGTGACGACATGTTCTTCGCGCGCGAGGTGCTGAAGGCGGGCGCGGGCATTGGAATGCTCCCCTCCCACATGGCGGACGTGGAGGTGGCGGCCGGAACGCTGGTGCGCGTGATGCCGCGCTGGGTGTCCTCCACGGGAGCGGTGTACCTGGTGCATCCCGGGCGCAAGCACCTGCCACGAAAGGTGACGGCCTTCAGCGAGCTGGTGCGCGAATTGTTGCGGCAACGCCCCCTCGCGACGAGCGACAAGGGGGGCCGCTGA
- a CDS encoding SDR family oxidoreductase, producing MSTTPLLVTGASGHLGRRVLELLLARGAGPIIATTRNPDSLKDFAARGVDVRRADFDDEASLSQAFRGAGRALLISTDALDRPGRRLAQHQAAIRAMKAAGVRHIVYTSLPNPHPGSPISVAADHRETEAAIQASGLDFTFLRNNLYTDLFLHSLPAAIASGQLVDARGTGATAFVTREDCAQAAAAALAEPTTGRHTLDVTGPEAVTSDELAALLSELAGRKVVHVSVPPDALVRGMVGHGLPQPAAELYASFDAGIQKGELATVTDTVKRLSGHAPQSVRDFLTAHRAVLLPARNT from the coding sequence ATGTCCACCACACCTCTTCTCGTTACGGGCGCTTCGGGTCACCTCGGGCGTCGAGTGCTCGAACTCCTGCTCGCTCGCGGGGCGGGCCCGATCATCGCCACGACGCGCAACCCCGACTCGCTGAAGGACTTCGCCGCCCGGGGCGTCGACGTGCGCCGCGCGGACTTCGACGACGAGGCCAGCCTGTCCCAGGCCTTCCGGGGCGCCGGGCGGGCGCTGCTCATCAGCACGGATGCCCTGGACCGTCCGGGCCGTCGCCTCGCCCAGCACCAGGCCGCCATCCGGGCCATGAAGGCAGCAGGCGTCCGGCACATCGTCTACACGTCGTTGCCCAACCCGCATCCCGGCTCACCCATCAGCGTCGCCGCGGACCATCGCGAGACCGAGGCCGCGATCCAGGCCTCGGGGCTCGACTTCACCTTCCTGCGCAACAACCTCTACACCGACCTGTTCCTGCACTCGCTGCCTGCCGCCATCGCGTCCGGGCAGCTGGTCGACGCGCGGGGCACGGGCGCCACCGCCTTCGTCACGCGCGAGGACTGCGCTCAGGCGGCCGCCGCCGCGCTGGCCGAGCCCACCACGGGACGGCACACGCTCGACGTGACGGGACCCGAGGCAGTGACCAGTGACGAGCTCGCCGCGCTCCTCAGCGAGCTGGCGGGCCGCAAGGTCGTCCATGTCTCCGTGCCCCCGGACGCGCTGGTTCGCGGGATGGTGGGGCACGGCCTGCCTCAGCCCGCGGCGGAGCTCTACGCCTCCTTCGACGCCGGCATCCAGAAGGGAGAGCTGGCCACCGTGACGGACACGGTGAAGCGCCTCTCGGGACACGCGCCTCAGTCGGTGCGCGACTTCCTCACGGCCCACCGAGCGGTCCTGCTCCCGGCTCGGAATACTTAA
- a CDS encoding ArsR/SmtB family transcription factor, translated as MLNQRNVDRVFHALGDPTRRAMLERLSRGPASVSQLAEPLPVSLAAVVQHLQVLEESGMVRTEKVGRVRTCSLAPDGLRLAEQWLNERMSLWERRLDRLGDILAEEEEAEEPPPSRKKKP; from the coding sequence GTGCTTAACCAACGAAATGTCGACCGCGTCTTCCACGCGCTGGGCGATCCGACCCGAAGGGCGATGCTGGAGCGGCTGAGCCGCGGCCCGGCCTCGGTCAGTCAGCTGGCCGAGCCGCTCCCGGTCTCGCTCGCGGCGGTGGTCCAGCACCTCCAGGTCCTCGAGGAGAGCGGGATGGTCCGCACCGAGAAGGTTGGACGGGTGCGCACCTGCAGCCTCGCTCCCGACGGCCTGAGGCTCGCCGAGCAATGGCTCAACGAGCGCATGTCGCTGTGGGAGCGCCGCCTGGACAGGCTGGGCGACATCCTCGCCGAGGAAGAGGAAGCAGAAGAGCCACCCCCAAGCAGAAAGAAGAAGCCATGA
- a CDS encoding SRPBCC family protein, translating to MSTPSIVHSTFSIERTYPASPARVFAAFSTPATKRRWFVEGEGWHIDEFKMDFREGGLEISRFRFKDGPPVSNDTVYVDIVKEQRIVFSYVMVVGGKRISASLASIEIFPSGKGTRVVYTEQGQFFDGADQPKMRELGCSELFDKLGEELKLNG from the coding sequence ATGAGCACGCCATCCATCGTTCACAGCACCTTCTCCATCGAGCGCACCTATCCGGCCAGCCCGGCGCGCGTCTTCGCCGCGTTCTCCACCCCCGCAACCAAGCGCCGCTGGTTCGTGGAGGGGGAGGGCTGGCACATCGACGAGTTCAAGATGGACTTCCGCGAGGGAGGGCTCGAGATCAGCCGCTTCCGCTTCAAGGACGGGCCGCCGGTGAGCAACGACACCGTCTACGTGGACATCGTCAAGGAGCAGCGCATCGTGTTCTCGTACGTGATGGTCGTGGGCGGCAAGCGCATCTCCGCGTCGCTGGCCAGCATCGAGATCTTCCCTTCGGGCAAGGGCACTCGTGTCGTCTACACCGAGCAGGGGCAGTTCTTCGATGGCGCCGATCAGCCCAAGATGCGCGAGCTGGGCTGCAGCGAGCTGTTCGACAAGCTGGGCGAGGAGCTGAAGCTCAACGGCTGA
- the tsaA gene encoding tRNA (N6-threonylcarbamoyladenosine(37)-N6)-methyltransferase TrmO codes for MPPPSDSASSNPDVARKREEYSLQPVGYIRSTLRTLTEAPRQGSEEAPDAWLEVNPAFERALSRLEVGHEVLVISWLHLADRTVLEVHPRDDPAIPLTGVFATRSPDRPNPLGIHRVTVRERSGTRLRIGPIEAIDGTPVVDIKVTLTEHAD; via the coding sequence ATGCCCCCACCGAGTGACAGCGCGTCCTCGAACCCGGACGTGGCCCGGAAGCGCGAGGAGTACTCGCTTCAACCTGTCGGCTACATCCGCTCGACGCTTCGCACGCTGACCGAGGCGCCACGACAGGGCTCGGAGGAAGCGCCGGACGCGTGGCTCGAGGTGAATCCGGCCTTCGAGCGAGCCCTCTCCAGGCTCGAGGTAGGGCATGAAGTCCTCGTCATCTCCTGGCTTCATCTCGCGGATCGCACCGTGCTCGAGGTGCACCCGCGCGACGATCCCGCGATTCCCCTCACCGGCGTGTTCGCCACGCGGTCTCCCGACCGCCCCAACCCGCTAGGGATCCATCGAGTGACCGTGCGAGAGCGCTCCGGAACCCGGCTGCGCATCGGGCCCATCGAAGCCATCGACGGCACGCCGGTCGTCGACATCAAGGTGACACTCACCGAGCACGCCGATTAG
- a CDS encoding Coq4 family protein gives MFNLPLSVRGGHAFLRLTRAPNRLDEVFRLIDSIHENPRLSQQLVEAYRQTPRGVEALRSQPRLGAIDLEALGRLPEGTLGHEYSRFMRRHGLDPAALPIGPVKDEVSFIEAHMRETHDLWHVVTGFGPDVAGELGLQAFYLAQFPNRVALSILSAGLLNTLLYAFEDSGARMTQISRGWLLGRQARPLFGMDWKQLWNTPLSEVRAQLGLGAKAVEEVAPTLLQQNGRETVARA, from the coding sequence ATGTTCAACCTTCCCCTGAGCGTCCGCGGTGGTCACGCCTTCCTGAGGCTCACCCGGGCCCCCAACCGCCTGGATGAGGTGTTCCGCCTCATCGATTCCATCCACGAGAACCCCCGCCTCAGCCAGCAGCTCGTGGAGGCCTACCGACAGACGCCTCGAGGCGTCGAGGCCCTGCGGAGCCAGCCGCGCCTCGGCGCCATCGATCTGGAGGCGCTCGGCCGGCTTCCGGAGGGGACGCTCGGCCACGAGTACTCCCGATTCATGCGCCGGCACGGCCTGGACCCCGCCGCCCTGCCCATCGGGCCCGTGAAGGACGAGGTCTCCTTCATCGAGGCCCACATGCGCGAGACGCATGATCTGTGGCACGTGGTGACGGGCTTCGGGCCGGACGTGGCCGGCGAGTTGGGGCTCCAGGCCTTCTACCTGGCCCAGTTCCCCAACCGCGTCGCGCTGTCCATCCTCTCCGCGGGCCTGCTCAACACCCTCCTCTATGCGTTCGAGGACAGCGGGGCGCGGATGACGCAGATCTCCCGAGGGTGGCTGCTGGGGCGACAGGCCCGCCCGCTCTTCGGGATGGATTGGAAGCAGCTGTGGAACACGCCGCTCTCCGAGGTGCGCGCTCAGCTGGGGCTGGGTGCGAAGGCCGTGGAAGAGGTAGCGCCAACGCTCCTACAGCAGAACGGGCGCGAGACCGTGGCTCGCGCCTGA
- a CDS encoding 2OG-Fe(II) oxygenase codes for MTSPLTDPITTFRGFQMRPDIRNNTRVMKDDPELAGRLWERMKHLVPTTHRRMGSWRPHGLNERFRFYRYTGGQYFKWHGDGPFIRTPEDLSLFTAMVYLNDDFEGGTTNFQFGPTVIPRRGMLLLFEHSMVHQGAPVLGGCKYVLRTDVMFRP; via the coding sequence GTGACGAGCCCGCTCACGGACCCCATCACCACCTTCCGGGGCTTCCAGATGCGGCCGGACATCCGCAACAACACCCGGGTGATGAAGGACGACCCGGAGCTGGCGGGCCGGCTCTGGGAGCGGATGAAGCACCTGGTGCCGACCACCCACCGGCGCATGGGCTCCTGGCGCCCGCACGGCCTCAACGAGCGCTTCCGCTTCTACCGCTACACGGGAGGCCAGTACTTCAAGTGGCACGGCGATGGCCCGTTCATCCGCACTCCGGAGGACCTGAGCCTCTTCACGGCGATGGTGTACCTCAACGATGACTTCGAGGGCGGGACGACGAACTTCCAGTTCGGTCCGACCGTCATCCCTCGCCGGGGCATGCTGCTGCTGTTCGAGCACTCGATGGTGCACCAGGGCGCGCCGGTGCTCGGCGGGTGCAAGTACGTGCTGCGCACGGACGTGATGTTCCGGCCCTGA
- a CDS encoding PilZ domain-containing protein: MADAYDTSLTVQYASRRALLTAAKTERGTLTIFVPTLRGVLQGTRVMLTITFGDSDQRFEVLGVALTGGRAIGRDGVGGFLAEFSGDHKRRAAEMIAFCAQRPLAMGTATRERIAIRKNCQIKLANRQLPGELRDLSQTGAFVVARQLGKVKEGEPVWLKVVGGLFGLGGTWLEARVIWQGKKGEEQGLGLRFTGNEARQASAIQRLLDRAVSER; this comes from the coding sequence ATGGCCGACGCCTACGACACGTCGCTCACTGTTCAGTACGCCTCTCGCCGCGCGCTGCTCACCGCGGCGAAGACCGAGCGCGGCACGCTGACGATCTTCGTGCCCACCCTGCGCGGGGTCCTCCAAGGCACACGGGTGATGCTGACAATCACCTTCGGAGACAGCGACCAGCGCTTCGAGGTCCTCGGCGTCGCGCTGACCGGAGGACGGGCGATTGGCCGCGATGGCGTGGGCGGCTTCCTCGCGGAGTTCTCCGGGGACCACAAGCGCCGTGCCGCGGAGATGATTGCGTTCTGCGCGCAGCGTCCGCTGGCCATGGGCACGGCCACGCGCGAGCGCATCGCCATCCGCAAGAACTGCCAGATCAAGCTCGCGAATCGGCAGCTCCCCGGAGAGCTGAGGGATCTGTCCCAGACGGGCGCGTTCGTCGTGGCCCGCCAGCTCGGCAAGGTCAAGGAGGGCGAGCCCGTGTGGCTGAAGGTGGTGGGCGGGCTGTTCGGCCTGGGCGGCACCTGGCTCGAGGCGCGGGTGATCTGGCAGGGCAAGAAGGGTGAGGAGCAGGGCCTGGGCCTGCGCTTCACGGGCAACGAGGCGCGACAGGCCTCGGCCATTCAACGCCTCCTGGATCGCGCCGTTTCAGAGCGTTGA
- a CDS encoding family 2B encapsulin nanocompartment shell protein gives MANSVNMGSGRDADEQRLSLSTEGARQLTTTTKTQPQMQGISPRWLLRMLPWVQVSGGTYRVNRRLTYTAGDDRLNFSNIGSKVELIPQELLKLPLLRGMDGEALMLDALARQFVQREFKTGDLIVEAGKPAEHVVLLAHGKAHKLGTGKYGDPIILEVLGDGDHFGDQAVVESNDVWPFTVKALTPCTVMVMPQQAFENLIRQSPALSAHVEGYKRRLKLPQDKAGQAAIELAAGHKGEPELPGTFVNYELRPREYELSVAQTVLRVHTRVADVYNDPMNQTQQQLRLTIEALKERQEYELINNPEFGLLHNADLKQRLQPRSGPPTPDDMDELLSRRRKSRFFLAHPRTIAAFGQECTRRGIYPTPVEVHGSRFLGWRGVPLLPCDKIPITRERTSSILVLRTGEDDQGVIGLHNTEVPDQVEPSLSVRRMEVNERALTSYLVSVYFSAALLVPDALGVLENIELGR, from the coding sequence ATGGCGAACTCCGTGAACATGGGCAGTGGCAGGGACGCAGACGAGCAGCGATTGAGCCTCAGCACCGAGGGCGCTCGGCAGCTGACGACGACCACCAAGACGCAGCCGCAGATGCAGGGGATCTCCCCTCGCTGGCTGCTGCGGATGCTGCCCTGGGTCCAGGTCTCCGGTGGAACCTACCGCGTCAACCGGCGGCTGACCTATACCGCGGGGGACGACCGGCTGAACTTCAGCAACATCGGCTCCAAGGTGGAGCTCATCCCCCAGGAGCTGCTCAAGCTGCCGCTGCTGCGTGGCATGGACGGCGAGGCGTTGATGCTGGACGCCCTGGCGCGCCAGTTCGTCCAGCGGGAGTTCAAGACGGGAGACCTGATCGTCGAGGCGGGCAAGCCCGCCGAGCACGTGGTCCTGCTGGCTCACGGCAAGGCCCACAAGCTGGGAACGGGCAAGTACGGCGACCCGATCATCCTCGAGGTGCTCGGCGACGGTGACCACTTCGGCGATCAGGCGGTGGTGGAGTCGAACGACGTCTGGCCGTTCACGGTGAAGGCGCTCACGCCGTGCACGGTGATGGTGATGCCGCAGCAGGCGTTCGAGAACCTCATCCGCCAGTCCCCGGCGCTCAGCGCGCACGTCGAGGGCTACAAGCGGCGGCTGAAGCTGCCACAGGACAAGGCGGGTCAGGCCGCCATCGAGCTGGCCGCGGGCCACAAGGGCGAGCCGGAGCTGCCGGGCACCTTCGTGAACTACGAGCTGCGGCCCCGCGAGTACGAGCTGAGCGTGGCGCAGACGGTGCTGCGTGTGCACACCCGCGTCGCGGACGTCTACAACGATCCGATGAACCAGACGCAGCAGCAGCTCCGGCTGACCATCGAGGCGCTGAAGGAGCGCCAGGAGTACGAGCTCATCAACAACCCGGAGTTCGGGCTGCTGCACAACGCCGACCTCAAGCAGCGCCTCCAGCCGCGCAGCGGTCCGCCAACGCCGGATGACATGGACGAGTTGCTGAGCCGGCGCCGCAAGTCGCGGTTCTTCCTGGCCCACCCGCGCACCATCGCCGCGTTCGGCCAGGAGTGCACCCGCCGGGGCATCTACCCGACGCCCGTGGAAGTGCACGGCAGCCGGTTCCTCGGCTGGCGCGGCGTGCCCCTGCTGCCCTGCGACAAGATCCCCATCACCCGGGAGCGCACGAGCTCCATCCTCGTGCTCCGCACCGGCGAGGACGATCAGGGCGTCATCGGGCTCCACAACACGGAGGTCCCGGATCAGGTCGAGCCGAGCCTCTCCGTGCGCCGCATGGAGGTCAACGAGAGGGCCCTCACCTCCTACCTCGTCAGCGTCTACTTCTCGGCGGCCCTCCTGGTGCCCGACGCGCTGGGGGTGCTGGAGAACATCGAGCTCGGCCGCTGA